Proteins from one Malaya genurostris strain Urasoe2022 chromosome 2, Malgen_1.1, whole genome shotgun sequence genomic window:
- the LOC131431695 gene encoding barrier-to-autointegration factor, with translation MSSTSQKHRNFVAEPMGDKPVTDLAGVGDVLGKRLDTAGFDKAYTVLGQYLILKKDAELFKEWMKDTCGANSKQAADCYQCLNDWCEEFL, from the exons ATGTCAAGTACTTCGCAGAAACATAGAAATTTTGTGGCGGAGCCTATGGGAGATAAGCCAGTAACAGATCTGGCCGGTGTTGGAGATGTACTAGGAAAGCGATTGGATACTGCTGGATTTGACAAG GCCTATACTGTGCTTGGCCAATACTTAAtattgaaaaaagatgctgaacTTTTCAAGGAATGGATGAAGGACACCTGCGGAGCCAATTCCAAACAAGCGGCCGACTGCTACCAATGTTTGAACGATTGGTGCGAAGAATTTTTGTAG